The Chloroflexota bacterium sequence GCAACGGCCTGTCCAACAGCCCGGGCGGCCCTTGGCCGTCCGATTTGCTGGGCAATAGCACCATAGGTACTCACCTGTCCATAGTCGATGCGGCGCACTGCCTCCAAAACCGACCGTTCAAACGGCGTGGCCCATCCCAGATTGAGCCGGGCTGTGAACTCAACCCGCTGGCCAAGGCTGTAATAGAGCAGTTGTACCAATAACGTCTCAAATTCAGCACTGGGCACAGGCTCATCCCCACAGTACAATAGTAAGCTCCTAATGCACCCCTCCTCATCCGGACAGGGTAGCGTAGAACAGAGCAAACCATCATCATCCCCAGCCACAGCTATATAGCCAAGGGTCGTCTTAATCATCCCAAAACGTATGGTCATCCCCTTTTCCTTTCCTTCAGGCTAGCCAAGTCTAGGCAGTGACGATCAGGTCCACAGGTTGGAAGGTCAAGGTATCAACCAGGCCACGATTGGTCAGGCGCAGCTCCGGAAGCACTGGCAGCGACAAAAGGGCAACGGTCATGAAGGGGGAGACCATGTGGCAACCCAATTCCTTCCAAGCCTGCTCCAATTCTCTTATCTTTTGATCAACTTCCTCCACAGGGCGATCAGAAACCAGACCAGCAATGGGGAGGGGTACTAAAGCCGAGACCTGTCCATCGCGCACCACGATTGACCCACCGCCACACTCGGCCAATTTGTTAGCGGCGATAGCCATGTCCACGTCGTTCATGCCCACAATCAGCAAATTATGGCTGTCGTGGGCGACGGTGGAGGCGACAGCTCCGCCCTTGAAGCCAAGTCCTTTGACGAACCCCAAACCGATCGTTCCACTGCCCTTGTGCCTTTCAACACAGGCCACCTTGGCGATGTCCTTCTCCACTGCGGCCGAGATTAGGCCACTCCTCAAGGGCATCGTAACCTGAAGGTGCCGCGTTCCCACCTGGGCTTCGATCACCTCCATCACCCTGACAGTCACTGACCCATCCTTACTAGGAGCGCGGATCAGAAAATTCTCCGCCTCGAGAGGGGCCTTGAGGTGAACGGACCGCTGGGCAAACTCAGGGTAATCGAAGGCAGGTAGGTCGTAGAGCACGCGTCCCCCCTCAGCGACAATGACCCCATCAACCATCACCTTATCCACCTGCATCTGCGTCAAATCTTTAACAAAGATGATATCGGCACACTTAGCGGGCGAAATACTTCCCAGATCGTGGTTGACTCGATAATACTCGGCGACGTTAATAGTGGCCATTTGTATGGCCGTTATCGGATTGATCCCTTCCTCGATCGCCCTTCTGACGATATGGTTAAGATGGCCGAGTTCGATAAGCGTGTGGGGATGGGTATCATCGCTGACGATCATGGCGTGACGCGTGTCAATCCTTCTTTCTGTGATGGCTTTTAACGTAGCTTTGAGGTCACGCCAGGCTGACCCTTCCCGCATCATTGGGTACATCCCCAAGCGCAGGCGGGCCAAAACATCTGCGGCGCGGGTTGACTCGTGACAACTGCTGATTCCGGCCGCAGCATAGGCTTGCAGACCAAGCTCTATTTCGGGCACAGCATAATGCCCGGTGATCACCCTGTCTGCCTCCAATGTGGCCTGAAGTTCACCGTGTACACTGGGCTCTCCAGCTAGTACGCCTGGAAAATTCATCATTTCACCCAGGAAGAGTACACCATCCCAGCGCATCATCTCACGGATCTCCGCCGGTCCAATAACGGCCCCGGCGTCCTCAAGGCCAGGTAGGGCCGGCACACAAGAGGGCGCTCCCACATAGACCTTAAGAGGCAGGTTCCGGCTCTCGTCCAGCATCAACCGCACACCAGCGAGACCAAGGACATTGGCGATCTCATGAGGATCCACAAAGACCCCAGTCGTGCCATTGCGCACGACGGCTCGGGCGAACTGGGTAACCGTGATCATGCTGCTCTCAATGTGCATATGTCCATCAAGCAGACCGGGCACCAGGTAATATCCAGAACCGTCAATTATCTGGGTCTCCTCACCTATGGTATGACTGGCGTTGCCGATGATTATCACCCTTCCAGCCTTGACGGCTACATCCACATCAGGCTGAACCTCTCCCGTGTTTACGTTTACCAGCCTGCCACCCTTAATCACGGCATCCGCTTTCTCCCGGTCCATCGCCGCATTGACCAACGTGCGGGTCACCTCCGCTAGCTTCTTTCTGGTCGGCTGATATAACACAGCATACCTCCCCTTTTATTTGATGGCTTTTGGAGCTATAAGTTATATTTCTAGGATCAACTCGGCGCTGATATCCAGGGCGCGCACCGAATGGGTAAGAGCACCTACCGAGATAATGTTCACACCCGTCTCGGCGATGGAGCGTATCGTCTCCAGAGTCACCCCACCTGAAGCCTCAACGAGCGCTCGGCCAGCGATGACCCGGACCGCCTGGGCCATCTCCTTCACACTCATATTGTCCAGCAGAACGATGTCAGCCCCTGCCTCAACCGCTGCCTCAGCCTCCTCCACCGTCTCCACCTCCACCTCAATTTGAAGCGTATGTGGGGCGCGTTCACGGACGTGCCGAATCACCTCACCCAGGCCAAACCCAGCAGCACGCAGAGCAGAGAGATGATTGTCCTTAATAAGAACGCCATCGCTCAGGTTGTAGCGGTGGTTGAAGCCCCCACCCATGCGCACGGCGTACTTTTCCAGGGCCCGTAATCCAGGCGTCGTCTTACGCGTGTCCACTATACGGACTGGCAAACCCTTAACGCTGGCCACATAGTGCGCCGTCTGCGTGGCGATGCCGCTAAGATGCCCCAAAAAATTGAGAGCTACCCGTTCACCGGCCAACAAGCTGGGAACTGCTCCTTCCACCGTAACAACGATGTCCCCAGGCTTTACCCGCGTGCCATCCTCGCTAAGGATATTTACTTTCAGCGCCCCATCCACAGCCTGGAAGACCGCCGCCAGGACGTGAATGCCGGCTAATACCCCCTCTTCCTTGACCAGGATCGAGAGCCTTCCCCATGCCCCTCTCAGGGGTAAAGCCTCTGTGGTGATATCGCCCCAAGCCAGATCCTCAGCCAGCGCTCGCTTCACAATCGCTTGCACTTCAGCGTACGGAATATCCATAAGGAAACCTCCTCAGCGTAACAATTCAGGCACTCGTTAGGGCTCCACGCCGGAAGTGAATATGCCGCTGCCAGGCCGCAGACATCTGGGGAAAATCAGTGCGGTAATGAGCACCCCTGCTCTCCTCACGAAGAAGGGCCGCCTCAGTTATCAACCGACCGACTAAGACCATATTTCTCAACTCATGTGAGGAGCGGTCGATGGGTAAGGGTAACCGCGCCTGCCACGCCGCAAGGGTACGGCGGGCCTCCTCGAGTGACTCTCGGGAACGTTGAATACCTACTTTGCCCCACATCAATCTCTGCAGCAGGGGAGATGAGGGAGCAGGAACCCCGGACTGAACGCTTAACTCTGCTAGCTCGACACGCTCTGGTAAACTCAGCGCAGATCCAGAGGGGGGGCCCTCCACGGTGCGCTGGATGATCCGTTTGGCGAAGACCACGACCTCCAGGAGAGAATTACTAGCCAGCCGATTGGCACCATGAACACCCGTGCAGGCGACCTCCCCACAGGCGAACAGACGGGCAATGTTGGTCTCTCCCCATATGTCGGTCTTCACTCCTCCAATCATGTAGTGCGCCGCGGGGGCGACGGGGATTGGCGAGGCGGTGATGTCGAGCCCATGCCCACGACAGAAGTGGTAGATGCTGGGAAAACGGCTGATGATCTGGGGCAAGGGTAGATGGGTGATGTCCAGGTAAACGTGATCAGACCCTGTGGCCTGCATCTCGGACAGGATGGCCCGCGCCACTATATCACGTGCTGCTAGCTCAGCCTTCGGGTGGTACCTGGGCATAAATCGCTCCCCAGCGGTATTAACAAGGATACCACCCTCACCCCGAACCGCCTCTGAAATCAAGAAGGGCGGTGCCCCAGGCAGACGTAAGGCCGTAGGATGAAATTGGAAAAACTCCATGTCCTGAATCACTGCGCCCGCCCGGTAAGCCAGTGCTACCCCATCAGCGGTGGCAACTTCTGGATTTGTATTAAATAGGAAGAGCTGCCCTGCTCCCCCACTGGCCAGCACCAGAAAGCGACAGCCGAACTGGCGGTATTCGCCACTGCGGCAATCCAGGGCTACCACCCCTTGAACCCCCTCAGCATCAACCGCGATCTCAGTGACAAGATGGTATTCCAGGATAGTTACCGCAGAGCTCCTGGCTAAATGGCTAAGAGT is a genomic window containing:
- the nadB gene encoding L-aspartate oxidase, translated to MDYDYVVIGSGIGGLYTALLAQQHGRTLILTKGSIDECNTKHAQGGIAAPIGPLDSPQKHYHDTVEVGAGLCDTEAVHILTEEAADRIYDLIRLGVPFDTVEGQVALGMEGGHSLPRVLHAGGDATGARIETTLSHLARSSAVTILEYHLVTEIAVDAEGVQGVVALDCRSGEYRQFGCRFLVLASGGAGQLFLFNTNPEVATADGVALAYRAGAVIQDMEFFQFHPTALRLPGAPPFLISEAVRGEGGILVNTAGERFMPRYHPKAELAARDIVARAILSEMQATGSDHVYLDITHLPLPQIISRFPSIYHFCRGHGLDITASPIPVAPAAHYMIGGVKTDIWGETNIARLFACGEVACTGVHGANRLASNSLLEVVVFAKRIIQRTVEGPPSGSALSLPERVELAELSVQSGVPAPSSPLLQRLMWGKVGIQRSRESLEEARRTLAAWQARLPLPIDRSSHELRNMVLVGRLITEAALLREESRGAHYRTDFPQMSAAWQRHIHFRRGALTSA
- the nadC gene encoding carboxylating nicotinate-nucleotide diphosphorylase; translation: MDIPYAEVQAIVKRALAEDLAWGDITTEALPLRGAWGRLSILVKEEGVLAGIHVLAAVFQAVDGALKVNILSEDGTRVKPGDIVVTVEGAVPSLLAGERVALNFLGHLSGIATQTAHYVASVKGLPVRIVDTRKTTPGLRALEKYAVRMGGGFNHRYNLSDGVLIKDNHLSALRAAGFGLGEVIRHVRERAPHTLQIEVEVETVEEAEAAVEAGADIVLLDNMSVKEMAQAVRVIAGRALVEASGGVTLETIRSIAETGVNIISVGALTHSVRALDISAELILEI
- the ade gene encoding adenine deaminase, whose translation is MDREKADAVIKGGRLVNVNTGEVQPDVDVAVKAGRVIIIGNASHTIGEETQIIDGSGYYLVPGLLDGHMHIESSMITVTQFARAVVRNGTTGVFVDPHEIANVLGLAGVRLMLDESRNLPLKVYVGAPSCVPALPGLEDAGAVIGPAEIREMMRWDGVLFLGEMMNFPGVLAGEPSVHGELQATLEADRVITGHYAVPEIELGLQAYAAAGISSCHESTRAADVLARLRLGMYPMMREGSAWRDLKATLKAITERRIDTRHAMIVSDDTHPHTLIELGHLNHIVRRAIEEGINPITAIQMATINVAEYYRVNHDLGSISPAKCADIIFVKDLTQMQVDKVMVDGVIVAEGGRVLYDLPAFDYPEFAQRSVHLKAPLEAENFLIRAPSKDGSVTVRVMEVIEAQVGTRHLQVTMPLRSGLISAAVEKDIAKVACVERHKGSGTIGLGFVKGLGFKGGAVASTVAHDSHNLLIVGMNDVDMAIAANKLAECGGGSIVVRDGQVSALVPLPIAGLVSDRPVEEVDQKIRELEQAWKELGCHMVSPFMTVALLSLPVLPELRLTNRGLVDTLTFQPVDLIVTA
- a CDS encoding methylated-DNA--[protein]-cysteine S-methyltransferase, whose translation is MTIRFGMIKTTLGYIAVAGDDDGLLCSTLPCPDEEGCIRSLLLYCGDEPVPSAEFETLLVQLLYYSLGQRVEFTARLNLGWATPFERSVLEAVRRIDYGQVSTYGAIAQQIGRPRAARAVGQAVAANPLPIIIPCHRVVAARGRLGGFGGGLVLKLTLLRLEGVRFLAEDA